A region of Porites lutea chromosome 13, jaPorLute2.1, whole genome shotgun sequence DNA encodes the following proteins:
- the LOC140922636 gene encoding uncharacterized protein, whose protein sequence is MQPGPIYFKTPRKCGIFGVMCEGLPRQINFLIDEATSAGKGANATISYVHYYFEHHGLGETDAQLNADNCSGQNKNNYFLWYLAWRTLMELHHSITYSFLIAGYTKFAPDRSLGLIKKAFKVTYVSLLYEFARLVETSSTSGLNKAQLVGTHDGRVIVPVYDWSSFLGQYFKKLPKIKKFHHFRFSNENPGKVFYKEFVFSPEQSFMLLKNNAILPPPSILPDVVNPDGLTDSFQTDETDQTNQTVL, encoded by the coding sequence ATGCAACCTGGGCCAATCTACTTCAAAACTCCTCGGAAGTGTGGGATATTTGGAGTTATGTGCGAGGGCCTACCAAGACAAATCAATTTCCTCATAGATGAGGCCACTTCTGCTGGGAAAGGGGCAAACGCAACAATCAGTTACGTCCACTACTATTTTGAGCACCATGGATTAGGAGAGACAGACGCACAGCTTAATGCTGATAACTGCTCgggtcaaaataaaaacaattactttttgtGGTACTTAGCGTGGAGAACTTTAATGGAACTGCATCATTCCATCACATACTCTTTCCTTATTGCCGGTTACACCAAGTTTGCTCCGGACCGTTCTTTAGGACTGATAAAGAAAGCCTTCAAAGTCACGTACGTTTCGTTGCTGTACGAATTTGCACGACTAGTAGAGACCTCCAGCACTAGCGGACTAAACAAAGCACAACTTGTTGGCACGCACGACGGGCGGGTGATTGTTCCTGTGTACGACTGGAGTTCGTTTCTTGGGCAGTACTTcaaaaagttgccgaaaattaaaaagtttcatcattttcggttttcaaatgaaaacccTGGCAAGGTCTTCTacaaagaatttgtttttagcCCAGAACAGTCGTTTATGTTGTTGAAGAATAATGCTATTCTTCCGCCACCTTCTATCCTTCCTGACGTAGTAAATCCAGATGGACTGACTGACAGTTTTCAGACAGATGAGACAGATCAGACAAATCAGACAGTTTTGTAA
- the LOC140923534 gene encoding DELTA-thalatoxin-Avl2a-like, with protein MFDVVLFLVSLTLVGSSSQPAGNDTYFLGQSIYIPDTDVVGSVPSGIHPFSLIQEHCIQNQSLHKSVRNTNYYRDTAALYSSIATTSGLQANFQTDFSFGFTLDVITKSISSTKRDVSGLSLDLKEKANILLMSKDCLLQGTPSPQFMNDFQNLASNISKPWLVESWREYQIFLKKWGSHIITGVTRGSSIIEYSFAEETQKYTERDFTVKSCVSLAGSLDPKALNVSACSNITQEEIANVSRMEMSSSLSVTGGTAETRTGLLYNRSAELIEQFMREGETHPDLIEYTLMPIWEYLQEKSVGTPALIKAVNMEYFYNGYLNFGCSYNNLHGMDLQKFDLTDEARPEHPEYSCTIAPSGCQSYSDCHYHIGVWCNCEGDTCIRYYTVTSDTGKTRLQAAPYYGGGWVWQGCDWKVWGSVCGCEHPSSERKTIWSQSSKYALYVASAQSPKQKQERATTRNEL; from the coding sequence ATGTTCGACGTTGTGCTATTCCTTGTCTCTTTGACCCTGGTAGGAAGCAGCTCTCAGCCTGCTGGCAATGACACCTATTTTCTTGGGCAGTCTATATATATCCCAGATACAGATGTAGTAGGATCTGTACCCAGCGGCATCCACCCGTTTTCCCTTATCCAAGAGCATTGCATACAGAATCAGTCACTTCACAAGTCTGTTAGAAACACCAATTATTACAGAGACACAGCAGCGCTATATAGCTCCATTGCAACCACCAGTGGACTGCAAGCTAACTTCCAAACTGACTTTAGCTTTGGATTTACCTTGGATGTCATAACGAAAAGTATCAGCAGCACAAAGAGAGATGTATCTGGTTTGTCCCTGGATCTGAAGGAAAAGGCCAACATTCTGCTGATGTCGAAAGACTGTCTGCTGCAAGGAACTCCATCACCACAGTTTATGAACGATTTCCAGAACCTAGCTTCAAACATCAGCAAACCATGGCTAGTCGAATCATGGCGAGAATACCAGATTTTCCTCAAAAAGTGGGGTAGCCACATCATCACTGGCGTAACTCGAGGATCCAGTATCATCGAGTACTCTTTTGCCGAAGAAACACAAAAGTACACTGAACGAGACTTCACGGTCAAAAGCTGTGTATCCCTGGCCGGTTCCTTGGATCCAAAAGCATTGAATGTTTCAGCATGTTCAAATATCACTCAAGAGGAAATTGCAAATGTCAGCCGCATGGAAATGAGCAGTTCTCTTAGTGTAACGGGAGGAACTGCAGAAACGAGAACCGGGCTACTCTACAATCGTTCGGCCGAGCTTATTGAACAGTTCATGCGAGAAGGCGAAACTCACCCAGACCTCATAGAGTATACCCTTATGCCTATCTGGGAATACTTGCAGGAGAAATCCGTTGGAACACCCGCTCTCATAAAAGCCGTTAATATGGAATATTTCTACAATGGGTATTTGAACTTTGGCTGCTCATACAACAACTTACACGGTATGGACCTCCAGAAGTTTGACCTTACTGACGAAGCTAGACCAGAACACCCAGAATACTCCTGCACTATTGCTCCTTCTGGATGCCAGAGTTACAGTGATTGCCACTATCACATTGGTGTCTGGTGTAACTGTGAAGGTGACACCTGCATCCGCTACTATACAGTCACCAGCGATACAGGGAAAACGCGATTGCAGGCTGCTCCTTACTACGGCGGCGGGTGGGTTTGGCAAGGATGCGACTGGAAAGTTTGGGGCTCTGTCTGCGGTTGCGAACACCCAAGCTCCGAAAGGAAAACCATATGGTCTCAATCCAGCAAGTACGCGCTTTACGTTGCTTCCGCCCAGTCTCCTAAACAAAAGCAAGAAAGAGCTACAACAAGGAACGAACTGTGA